One region of Mucilaginibacter gotjawali genomic DNA includes:
- a CDS encoding TNT domain-containing protein — translation MKTLKIFVLAAMLLPFAAKPQTLQAQKHHPGDSIVRGVSYKAFQASVTAFLDSTKKPLLDSSWNLWKAEKWAALEHLFTVDSLNGGWPPNSGAISLRIVKLDSGVLIDRYGGYYVMDSVKHDSVFHDRGKFVCFKGVPFPKRALPQSALKSPYRLYRVIKVIADIKRGGIIPWFNEPGLGVQFEMPVNIDALKQGGYIVEVSSKPPN, via the coding sequence ATGAAAACATTAAAAATTTTCGTATTAGCGGCCATGCTTTTGCCTTTTGCCGCAAAACCGCAAACACTGCAGGCTCAAAAACACCATCCGGGAGATTCCATTGTGCGGGGTGTTAGTTATAAAGCATTCCAGGCATCTGTTACCGCATTTCTGGACAGCACCAAAAAGCCCCTCCTTGATTCGTCATGGAACCTATGGAAGGCCGAAAAATGGGCAGCGCTGGAACATCTTTTTACCGTTGATAGTCTGAATGGCGGCTGGCCCCCCAATTCGGGCGCTATATCATTGAGGATCGTTAAACTTGATTCGGGGGTATTGATCGATCGTTACGGCGGGTACTATGTTATGGACAGCGTAAAGCATGATAGCGTGTTTCACGACAGGGGGAAATTTGTTTGTTTTAAAGGCGTACCATTCCCTAAACGTGCTTTACCGCAGAGTGCGCTTAAATCGCCCTACCGCCTTTACCGGGTCATAAAAGTTATTGCAGATATAAAAAGGGGTGGAATAATTCCTTGGTTCAATGAACCCGGCCTGGGCGTGCAGTTTGAAATGCCGGTAAATATTGATGCACTGAAACAAGGCGGGTATATTGTGGAAGTAAGCAGCAAACCACCAAATTGA
- a CDS encoding phosphatase PAP2 family protein has product MKKSYLFFLLITFIFMVTTADAQFADSVKKDTAPTAVKIKYSLHKPGTYLPPVILVSYGVLSFVVTPIRHVDYYFKERIQRSDPDYSSKIDDYLQIAPGVLVYGLNLVGIEGKNRFVDRTALLALSAGILTITDGTKYIAHRKRPYGTDPLSFPSGHTGAAFVAAEFLAQEYAEKSPWYGVLGYTIASTTGVLRLYGKAHWFSDCVAGAGLGILSTKLAYVVYPYIRSKLTHKDKYGRSTMIMPTYQDGTPGLSFAMQL; this is encoded by the coding sequence GTGAAAAAGTCATACCTTTTTTTTCTGCTGATCACGTTTATTTTTATGGTAACAACGGCAGACGCACAATTTGCAGATAGTGTAAAAAAGGACACTGCACCCACCGCTGTTAAAATTAAATACTCCCTACACAAACCTGGCACTTACCTTCCGCCTGTAATCCTGGTAAGTTATGGCGTGTTATCGTTTGTAGTAACCCCTATAAGGCACGTCGATTACTATTTTAAGGAACGTATACAGCGAAGTGACCCTGATTACAGTTCAAAAATCGATGACTACCTACAGATTGCCCCCGGTGTTTTGGTATATGGTTTGAACCTGGTGGGTATTGAAGGTAAAAACAGGTTTGTTGACCGCACCGCGTTGTTAGCTTTGTCAGCCGGGATATTGACGATCACCGACGGCACAAAATACATCGCCCATCGAAAAAGACCGTATGGTACCGACCCGCTCTCGTTTCCGTCGGGCCACACCGGGGCCGCGTTCGTTGCCGCAGAGTTCCTGGCACAGGAATATGCTGAAAAATCGCCATGGTATGGTGTACTTGGATACACTATAGCCAGTACAACCGGCGTTTTGAGGTTATACGGAAAGGCCCATTGGTTTAGCGATTGTGTGGCAGGCGCAGGCCTTGGCATACTTTCCACCAAATTGGCGTACGTTGTTTATCCTTATATCCGCAGTAAACTAACACATAAGGATAAATATGGAAGAAGCACGATGATTATGCCCACTTACCAGGATGGTACCCCCGGCTTATCATTTGCGATGCAGCTGTAA
- a CDS encoding ArsR/SmtB family transcription factor, with protein MNLRRDVFQAIADPTRRAILLLVASQSLTAGVIASKFDTARPTVSKHLQILTECELLEQEQNGREIFYHINAKKMKEVADFIEPFRKMWDDRFNVLETIMKNYKKE; from the coding sequence ATGAATTTAAGACGAGACGTATTTCAAGCCATAGCCGACCCTACCCGCAGGGCTATATTGCTGTTGGTTGCATCACAATCACTTACTGCAGGGGTGATCGCCTCGAAATTTGATACCGCCAGGCCCACCGTTTCAAAACACCTGCAAATACTTACTGAATGCGAATTGCTTGAACAGGAACAAAACGGCAGGGAAATCTTCTACCACATCAATGCAAAAAAAATGAAAGAAGTAGCTGACTTTATTGAGCCATTCCGCAAAATGTGGGATGACCGGTTCAACGTACTGGAAACAATAATGAAAAACTATAAAAAAGAATGA
- a CDS encoding SRPBCC family protein, producing MELKTKINAEDGKQDLVITREFDLPLALLFKAFAEPKLVAQWMGTKVLKLESKKHGSYQFETIDGKGNVVFKANGVIHEFIQDRKITRTFEMDNSPFYGVQLEVCEFEPLTDTTCKLHMHVIYESGAQRDQVLKLPFAQGINWAHNRLEDLMKTLK from the coding sequence ATGGAACTTAAAACAAAAATCAACGCTGAAGATGGCAAACAGGACCTCGTGATCACCAGGGAATTTGATTTGCCTTTAGCATTACTTTTTAAAGCATTTGCGGAACCCAAACTTGTTGCACAATGGATGGGCACAAAAGTGCTGAAACTGGAAAGTAAAAAGCACGGCAGTTACCAGTTTGAAACCATTGATGGCAAGGGCAACGTAGTATTTAAAGCCAATGGTGTTATCCACGAGTTTATCCAGGACAGGAAGATCACCAGGACATTTGAAATGGACAATTCGCCATTTTACGGCGTTCAACTGGAAGTTTGTGAATTTGAACCGCTTACGGACACTACCTGCAAACTGCATATGCATGTGATCTACGAATCTGGCGCACAACGTGACCAGGTACTAAAGTTACCCTTTGCGCAGGGGATCAACTGGGCGCACAACCGGTTAGAAGATTTAATGAAAACATTAAAATAA
- a CDS encoding DoxX family protein: MEKRKLIWFWIITGILSICIFTGGLFQALQMKQTIQGFKPLGYPTYFISLIGVWKVLGIIAILIPGFKLLKEWAYAGIFFTMSGAVISHIASNDVSLQIIAPVLLAVFTVLSWYLRPANRKIVNAG, encoded by the coding sequence ATGGAAAAGAGAAAGCTAATTTGGTTTTGGATAATTACGGGAATATTGTCCATTTGCATTTTTACCGGCGGATTATTCCAGGCCCTGCAAATGAAACAAACTATACAGGGGTTTAAGCCCCTTGGGTATCCCACTTACTTTATTTCGCTGATAGGCGTTTGGAAAGTATTGGGCATAATTGCGATATTGATCCCAGGATTTAAATTACTTAAGGAATGGGCATATGCAGGTATATTTTTTACCATGAGCGGAGCAGTGATCTCACATATTGCAAGCAATGATGTTTCCTTACAAATAATTGCCCCGGTTTTACTGGCTGTTTTTACGGTGTTATCCTGGTATTTGAGGCCTGCCAACAGGAAGATTGTTAACGCCGGATAA
- a CDS encoding DUF1810 domain-containing protein, with the protein MTNEVTLNRFMDAQRTVYDTALAEIKNGRKRSHWMWYIFPQIQGLGFSQTSRFYAINNREEAVAYLNHSVLGERLINISNELLKLPTGNANSIFGSPDDLKLRSSMTLFAALPNTHPVFEAVLMKFFGGIGEGRTLELLNKI; encoded by the coding sequence ATGACGAATGAAGTTACTTTGAATAGGTTTATGGATGCCCAGCGCACCGTTTATGATACCGCCCTGGCTGAAATAAAAAACGGCCGCAAACGAAGCCATTGGATGTGGTATATTTTTCCGCAGATCCAGGGCCTGGGCTTTAGTCAAACATCAAGGTTTTATGCAATAAACAACCGGGAGGAAGCTGTTGCATATTTGAATCATTCTGTTTTGGGCGAAAGATTGATCAATATAAGTAACGAACTTTTAAAGCTACCCACCGGTAACGCCAATTCCATATTTGGCAGCCCGGATGATTTAAAGCTGCGATCAAGCATGACTTTGTTTGCTGCATTGCCCAATACTCACCCCGTGTTTGAGGCGGTGCTAATGAAGTTTTTTGGAGGGATAGGGGAGGGTAGAACCCTTGAACTTTTAAATAAAATTTGA
- a CDS encoding DUF4256 domain-containing protein, protein MNRHKELAWADVQAKLEISPEKLWSLNEMEITGGDPDVVGYDKSTGEYIFFDCAAESPKGRRSLCYDREALDKRKEFKPANSIMDMAAEMGIEVLNEEQYRELQQLGQFDTKTSSWIITPADIRRHGGALFCDRRYGAVFVYHNGADSYYAARGFRGALWV, encoded by the coding sequence ATGAACCGCCACAAAGAATTGGCTTGGGCTGACGTACAGGCAAAGCTGGAAATTAGTCCGGAAAAACTATGGTCGCTTAACGAAATGGAAATTACCGGAGGTGATCCTGACGTTGTTGGTTATGATAAAAGCACCGGGGAATACATTTTTTTTGACTGTGCTGCCGAGAGCCCCAAAGGCAGACGGAGCCTGTGTTATGATCGCGAAGCACTGGACAAACGGAAGGAGTTTAAACCGGCAAACAGCATTATGGATATGGCCGCTGAAATGGGCATTGAAGTTTTAAATGAAGAACAATACCGGGAATTACAGCAACTTGGACAATTTGATACCAAAACATCGAGCTGGATAATAACACCTGCTGATATCAGGAGACACGGCGGAGCGCTTTTTTGTGATCGCCGCTACGGCGCAGTCTTTGTTTATCATAACGGAGCCGACTCCTACTATGCCGCCAGGGGTTTCAGGGGTGCGCTTTG